The Alphaproteobacteria bacterium DNA window TGGATCTACACCTATGCCTGGAATCCGGCGCGGCCCCTGACCAATGCCGAGCGCGAGAAATTCGCCACCGGTCACGGCGTGATCGCCGAGGTCGACAGGGACTACGTGCCGCTGCGCAACAAGGCCAACGGCTACCTGCGCGACCTCGAGGACATGAAGCACCGCAGCTTCACCGGCGTGAAGGGCGTGGCCGAGCAGGATGCCATGGTGCAGGAGAGCCAGGGCGCGATCGTCGATCGCAGCCAGGAGATCCTCACGCCCACCGACATGGCGGTGGTGCGTTTTCGCTCGGCGCTGCTGGAAGGCGCCCGCGCGCTGCGCGACCGTGGCGAGTCGCCGGCGAGCGCCGCCAGGCCGGCCGCCTACACGCTGCGCTCAGGCAGTTGGATCGCGCCGGCGAGCACGCCGTTCAGCGAGGTGATGATGCAGCGCTTCGGCGATCCTGTGGGCCGCGCGGTCAACTAGAGCGATCTCCGGCTGGGTTGAGTTGCCGCTGTCATCCCGAGCGCAGCGAGGGATCTCTTTGGGAGCGCCGACATCCCGCCGGCCTCTTCCTGAGCCGGCGGGACGCCGGCGCTCCCAGAAAGCTCGGGATGACAGGGTCAAACTGATCTTGCACGCGTCGCTCTAAGCGCCGGCCTGCGCCAGGATGAAGAGGCGGCGGAAGCGGAACAGCGTGCTGCCGTCGGCTTCCCTCGGATAGGCGGCGGCGACGCGCGCGCGATAGGCGGCCTCGAACGCGCCGCGCATCGGCTCCTCGAGCCGCGTCAGGAATTGCGGCAGCCACGAGCCCTTGGTGAATTCCGCCACCGGGTTCTCGCCCTTCAGCACCTGCAGGTACTCGATCTCCCAGATCGCAACGGACGCCGCCAGCGGCGACAGCAGTCGCCAGTATTCATCGGCTGGCGCCACCGGCCTGCGGCGCAGCACCGGCAGCAGCGTCGTGCGCCATGGTCCGTCCTCGATGGTATCGATCACGGTCGAATGCGAGGGTGCATCGAAATTGCGCGGCATCTGGATG harbors:
- a CDS encoding methyltransferase domain-containing protein → MAWDPAQYLKFAGERLQPAIDLLARVPAVAPKIVIDVGCGAGNMMPLLAARWPDAQLAGVDGSPEMLARARMDHPAARFVEADLNHWQADAPADVLFSNATLHWLDDHATLFPSLLRQLAPGGWLAIQMPRNFDAPSHSTVIDTIEDGPWRTTLLPVLRRRPVAPADEYWRLLSPLAASVAIWEIEYLQVLKGENPVAEFTKGSWLPQFLTRLEEPMRGAFEAAYRARVAAAYPREADGSTLFRFRRLFILAQAGA